The Cydia fagiglandana chromosome 4, ilCydFagi1.1, whole genome shotgun sequence genome has a window encoding:
- the LOC134663628 gene encoding dnaJ homolog subfamily A member 2-like, with protein MADNKLYDILGVSRNASDAEIRRSYHKLAKEFHPDKNPAAGDKFKEISFAYEALSDPKKRQTYDKYGLKGLQEGGQGGGFPPDDILGHFFGDIFGMGGGSRGRQRARGEDTIHPLKVTLEDMYNGKTAKLQLSKNVICGPCKGIGGKPGAVVSCKDCHGQGIKISYQQIGPNMTRQFQTRCPTCQGQGETINEKDKCPKCKGKKVLNETKILEVHVEKGMRENQKIYFRGEGDQQPDTQPGDVIIVLQQKTHDVFQRTGDDLLIKREITLTEALCGFEFVVKHLDGRDLLIRHFTGEVVKPGDLKGIQGEGMPQFKNPFEKGNLYVKFDVVFPDNNFASEEQLKQIESILPPRPAFVMPTGEDVEEVNLMEYTANDRNRGGREEAYASDDEEHMHAGPGVQCAHQ; from the exons ATGGCTGATAATAAGTTATACGATATATTGGGTGTTTCTAGGAATGCTAGTGATGCAGAAATAAGAAGG AGCTACCACAAGTTGGCGAAGGAATTCCATCCCGACAAAAATCCTGCTGCAGGtgataaattcaaagaaattaGCTTTGCCTACGAAGCGTTATCTGACCCCAAGAAAAGACAAACGTACGATAAGTATGGGCTTAAAGGTTTGCAAGAAGGTGGACAAGGTGGCGGTTTTCCCCCTGACGATATCCTGGGTCACTTTTTTGGAGACATCTTCGGCATGGGTGGAGGCAGCAGAGGCCGTCAGCGCGCTCGCGGCGAGGATACCATACATCCGTTGAAAGTGACTCTAGAGGACATGTACAATGGCAAAACAGCAAAGTTACAACTAAgtaaaaatgtgatttgtggCCCGTGTAAAGGCATAGGTGGAAAGCCAGGAGCTGTTGTATCTTGCAAGGACTGCCATGGACAGGGTATCAAAATTTCTTATCAACAGATAGGGCCCAACATGACTCGCCAATTTCAAACCCGTTGCCCGACATGCCAAGGACAAGGTGAAACAATTAATGAGAAGGATAAGTGTCCTAAGTGCAAAGGCAAGAAAGTCTTAAATGAGACCAAGATACTGGAAGTTCATGTAGAAAAAGGCATGCGGGAAAATCAGAAAATATACTTCAGGGGTGAAGGTGATCAGCAGCCTGACACACAACCTGGAGATGTGATAATTGTACTGCAGCAGAAAACTCATGATGTGTTTCAAAGGACGGGTGATGATCTTTTGATAAAACGTGAAATTACACTAACTGAGGCTTTGTGTGGTTTTGAGTTTGTTGTCAAGCACTTAGATGGCCGTGACTTGCTCATAAGACACTTTACTGGAGAAGTAGTTAAGCCTGGAGATCTCAAGGGAATCCAAGGCGAAGGGATGCCTCAGTTCAAAAATCCATTTGAGAAGGGGAACTTATATGTGAAGTTTGATGTTGTTTTCCCTGATAATAACTTTGCTTCGGAAGAGCAGTTAAAACAGATTGAAAGTATATTACCACCTCGACCCGCATTTGTAATGCCCACTGGTGAGGATGTGGAGGAAGTGAACTTGATGGAGTACACAGCCAACGACCGCAACCGTGGCGGCCGCGAGGAGGCGTATGCTAGTGACGATGAGGAGCATATGCATGCCGGTCCAGGAGTGCAATGTGCCCATCAGTAG
- the LOC134663629 gene encoding transcription termination factor, mitochondrial isoform X2, whose protein sequence is MKTMCSPSELSERLAKRTFVYSLSFEWLENSLETLLEMGVSTDRILRDLWVLKYKHETIRERLQRVKDMGIETLYPWMVRCKQDIMNRYIKISQDTKNILGRNKSTQIYLADRLNTTPEAVEEICTRIPALKTIRVTKVKHFLDFLISEGFQPEDIANKPRVLAASPDTVKQRLEKLRKLGLTEINLNVLCKSRKDFKKYYESIEALHMENKL, encoded by the exons TGCTCACCATCAGAACTAAGTGAACGCCTAGCAAAAAGAACTTTTGTGTACAGCTTGTCATTTGAGTGGCTGGAGAACTCTTTGGAAACTCTACTAG AAATGGGTGTGTCTACTGATCGAATTTTAAGAGATTTATGGGTGCTTAAATATAAGCATGAGACAATACGTGAAAGACTACAGAGAGTAAAAGATATGGGGATTGAGACACTCTACCCTTGGATGGTTCGTTGTAAACAGGATATTATGAATAG ATACATAAAGATATCACAAGATACAAAAAATATCCTTGGAAGAAATAAATCAACACAAATTTATTTGGCTGACCGATTGAATACCACCCCTGAGGCTGTTGAAGAGATTTGCACAAGAATACCAGCTCTTAAGACAATCAGAGTTACAAAG gtaaaacattttttggaCTTCTTGATCAGTGAGGGCTTTCAACCAGAAGATATTGCTAATAAGCCTAGGGTTTTAGCAGCTTCGCCTGATACAGTCAAGCAAAGGTTGGAAAAGTTGCGTAAATTAGGACTTACTGAAATCAATCTTAATGTTCTTTGTAAAAGTAGAAAAGATTTTAAAAAATACTATGAATCAATTGAAGCCTTACATATGGAGAATAAGTTATAA